Genomic window (Ananas comosus cultivar F153 linkage group 1, ASM154086v1, whole genome shotgun sequence):
AGGTTTCAGAATCGCGGCATTGTTCGGCCATCTTTAtgtttcgttttattttttaactcgATATCAATTTGATTGAATGCGCCGGGGGATGaacttctttatttttattattgtcgGCCAGCTTGCAAACTCATCTTTCTTTGAGAAAAATGAAGCAAAAAAGgtttctagtttttttttttctttctttcttgtctTCAAACGAACAGCATAGTTGTATTGTATGCAACCTATCAGGCGTACAATAATGCATTCAAGGGCAtagaatttaagtttgaaaaaacaaacaaaacgcAAGCGAACCTAAACAGgcctatatattttaattcacaGTTTCCAGATTGGTTGAGAAAATTTTCTCGTAGAAACCAGACCAGAAGCCTGCCATTGGATCGCAGGCTAGTGTGTAGGATCTTTAATGTGGTCTTGCAATGCTGTTTATTTAgcactttctttcttttgcagTTATATCAATTTTGCCATACTTTTGGATTGTCTTGTTGTGAATGAAGTAGTTAACGGAATATAGCATGATGCTTATTTGCTcttatatttatgtttttttttatttactttgttTTAGATGAGGAACCCGTCTACGAGTAGCATGATGACGATTGTCTTTGATGAAGATGTGGAAATAATAAATCCGAGACAATCAGGTTAGGTTTTATCTTGAAATGCTGTTATATGAATAATGAAGATAGTTATGAAATTCTGTTATTTAAAGAAGTATCTGGCATATGTTGTTCTTTAGTTTATTTCTTGGTCTTTCttgtgaaacaaccattgtaTTCTCAAATCTTAAGCTGCTAACACTCCACTCCCTCTCatgtctgggctcgagactttttgacAAGGCTCATGACAtggaattaaattaaatgggaaGAAATTAAAAATGCTAGGACCTGGCGTGACTCGTACTTAGGACCTTCTCCTCTGATATTATGTAaaacaactgttgtactctaaaaacttaaaggtgttagagaatgatgtttatatatttttatatttaacatggcATTCAGATTGATGATTTTCATCCTTcttgatataaattatttatacgaGCTTCAATCTCAATCTAATGTGGAAGTGCTTGTTATCATGCCGACTCCACTTTTCTAAGTTACCGAACAAAGCTACTTTCTTAGAGCATTTATGATAAGTATCACGGTATCTTCATCTTTATAACATCAATTCCTTCTATTCTGCTATCTATTGCACCGTTTTTTCAATTGTACATGTCAATGCTCGCTCCTTTCTATAAAGTAATTGGTAGCTTAAGCAAAGCCAAAATGCATTATGAACTGCACAGTTTTCCTCAAGTTATGTTCTTATCAAATTAGACCGGCAGACCATTGACAGCAGGTGGGTCCAAATCATTACAAGGGAAAATATACGTTTTATTGTGCATGAATAGGATATGTTTTACATGTACAAATTTTCATTTCTTCTTCTGACTAGACatatcttcttttcttctctcagTGAATGTTACGAAGGACCCGCCAGCCACATCGCCTCTCTTCACTGACAACAAGTGTGAGAGTGTTCCACCAAATACGACCCTAATGAACTGCGGTCACTTGCAGGATACAGATGCAGGTCGCAGTCCCaaggtaaaaaatatatatagccggactatatatatatatatatatatatatataaaacaaaagagCTCATCTGATTTtccctttattattattattttttttcttttacagttTCTATGTTAGgcttgtttcttctcttttcttcgtGCTACAGATGCAACTTTGATTCTTTCGTTCAAATCTTCTCTTGTTTAGTCATTAAATTTAGGCACTATATTTGTTTAGTCCTCATGCTGGTATTACCTGTGTTTGCTTAATGAAGGCTCTTATTATTAGAAGAATGCCAAGAGTGATTAAAGGAgcttacatttttcttttcctcggACGTCTGTAAACTTTCATgcttaaaaatacttttttgttCTTCCCTTTTGCGGCCGTTATTTCCACTGTCTAGCACTAAAATGTTTATGCATCTTCAAACTGAATCTTCTGCTCCTGTGAGTTCTAACCCAAACAACCGCATGGCAGAAAAGGAATGTAACAAGACCAACACAGGAGCCAGCAAAGGTTGTTTCGAATGAACCCAATGACGAGCCGGCGAAGGTTGTTCCAAAGAAAAACAAGGAGCTCCCCAAGAATGACCTCGCCGAGAAGGAAAGAAGCAaccgctcctcctccgcctcctcccctGAATCTCATGATGATGCCGCCGCTGCCACCGAGATCGACAACATCAGCTCCCAACCCGACCACCTCCTCTCCACCATCCTCCACTGCCTCCCCGCCCAAATAGCCGCCAAAACAGCTCTCCTCTCCCGCCGATGGCGCAGCATCTGGACCGACCATCCTCTGCGCCTCGACGGCGACTCCCTCAGCAGCCTCAGCCTCCGCCCCCACGGGCAGCCCGGCCGCACCACGAAGGGGATGCACAGAAAGGATTGGCGCTCTTGCTTAATTACCGACATCCTTACCTACCACCCCGGCCCTGTCGAACAATTTCGCCTTGGCCGCACCCACTCCGGCAGCCGCGAGCCACTCCGCGACTCCTGGTTTCAAATTCTCGCCCAAAAGAGCGTCTACCAGATCGAACTGGATTTCCCCTCCTTCCACCGCCGGCAAGATCTGCCGGCCTCGCTCCTCGCCTGCGAGACTCTACGCACGCTCTCGCTGAGCAATTGTCGACTGCCGGACGCCGCTGCCGCCCCATTCAACTTCCTCCACCTTACCGACCTCAGCCTCTGCTGCATGGATCTGACGGAGGAGGTCATATCCAGCATACTTTCAGGCTGCCCAGCACTTGCCCGCTTATCACTCATCCACAATTTTCCCGTGCCTCGGATTAGAATCCGATCTCGCCGTCTTCTTACCATGACGGTTCGAGGCAATTGGATTGGCGAGCTTATTATCGAGGACGCCGAGAAACTTACACGGCTGGTTTTGGATCGGTCGGAACCGAAGACATCTTTGAAGATCATCAATGCCCCGATGATCAATACGGTCGAATATTGAGCGATTATCGCGGCGTGCAAGAGGTGCTGTGATTCTGTGCTTATCAAGAACATCCATTTTCTCCATTTTCTCCATCCCCTTTCttttcccctttctttttttttcggtcAATTGTATATGTGCTTATGCAAATTCTGCAACATTAAAACAACAAAGCCATCTGAAAAGCTAGAATTTTTGAAGAGAAACCGTGGCATACGGGGCATACGGCACATTTGTTGTCTATAATCTTGTAGTTCAAAGCGTAGCACTTAATATGTTTCAGTTTAGATACGAAAGCTAACAGAGTATAGCATCTCATGCACGCCTTTGGTTCTCGCACATCATCAACTTACTCTCAAATCAGTGGTGAGGGTTACAAAGCAATATGAAACAATCAGCTAGAAGTTTAGAAAGAAAAGATCAACCACAAGTTAAAACTGAAGCTGTAAGATCACATTACATTATGAGCTTCATGTCCTGTTCAATAGTTAGGCATCGAACGAACATCGAGAACAACAACTATGTACAAATAGTTACCACCATTACATATCTCAATTCAACTAACTATTATGCTAAACTATTGTGAATTACACAAGCGCCCACTCAATCTACTCAATCTGGTGGTGATCGACAAGAAGCAAAACTCTTTGAGTCACTTGGTTTACTTAATGCTCGGCTTGCACGATTGCCATAGCCATAAACAAACCCCTCCCCCAAAAAATTTCACTGAATCCTATGGTTAGTGCTCATACCATAAAGAGGTATCTCAGATCTTCCACCGTGAGGCGAGTAGTGTGGCCACCAGCTCCTTCCCCGAAAGCGGAAGATACCATCCTTCGCTTCTCCTCCTGAAACAAAGAAAGGCGAACTTTGTAGAATAATTGGCGTGATCATCTAGTACACCGCTATAAAAAGTCAAAAACGAACCTGTAGGGCTAATAAACGGTCCTCCACTGTATCTTTAACAGTTAGACGAGAAACAGTTACGGGCCGAGTCTGACCGATTCTATGTGCTCAATCAACGGCGTGATCTTCAGCATATGGGTTCCACCAAAGATCAAGAAGAATCACATGGCAAGCAGCAACCATGTTCAAACCGAGATTTCCAGCCTTCAGCGACATGAGCATAACTCGAACCTGAAATTGAAATTCCTCAATATAAGGGCTTTTCCCATGGCTTAACCCAACTCTACTTCAATGAAAGAATAAAATGTATAAGCTTTCACATGCATATATCGCTAGAAAATCAGTCAGTTCCACACATAACCCTGTAAAGTTTGAAGTCTcacatatacatataatgtGTGGAGGTTTTTCTACAAAAACAACCTAAATTTAAGTTGGGGAGTCTTCCTGTTCAGGGGAAGTTGGTTTGTATCAGAAATAGTTTTCTGGAGGCNNNNNNNNNNNNNNNNNNNNNNNNNNNNNNNNNNNNNNNNNNNNNNNNNNNNNNNNNNNNNNNNNNNNNNNNNNNNNNNNNNNNNNNNNNNNNNNNNNNNNNNNNNNNNNNNNNNNNNNNNNNNNNNNNNNNNNNNNNNNNNNNNNNNNNNNNNNNNNNNNNNNNNNNNNNNNNNNNNNNNNNNNNNNNNNNNNNNNNNNNNNNNNNNNNNNNNNNNNNNNNNNNNNNNNNNNNNNNNNNNNNNNNNNNNNNNNNNNNNNNNNNNNNNNNNNNNNNNNNNNNNNNNNNNNNNNNNNNNNNNNNNNNNNNNNNNNNNNNNNNNNNNNNNNNNNNNNNNNNNNNNNNNNNNNNNNNNNNNNNNNNNNNNNNNNNNNNNNNNNNNNNNNNNNNNNNNNNNNNNNNNNNNNNNNNNNNNNNNNNNNNNNNNNNNNNNNNNNNNNNNNNNNNNNNNNNNNNNNNNNNNNNNNNNNNNNNNNNNNNNNNNNNNNNNNNNNNNNNNNNNNNNNNNNNNNNNNNNNNNNNNNNNNNNNNNNNNNNNNNNNNNNNNNNNNNNNNNNNNNNNNNNNNNNNNNNNNNNNNNNNNNNNNNNNNNNNNNNNNNNNNNNNNNNNNNNNNNNNNNNNNNNNNNNNNNNNNNNNNNNNNNNNNNNNNNNNNNNNNNNNNNNNNNNNNNNNNNNNNNNNNNNNNNNNNNNNNNNNNNNNNNNNNNNNNNNNNNNNNNNNNNNNNNNNNNNNNNNNNNNNNNNNNNNNNNNNNNNNNNNNNNNNNNNNNNNNNNNNNNNNNNNNNNNNNNNNNNNNNNNNNNNNNNNNNNNNNNNNNNNNNNNNNNNNNNNNNNNNNNNNNNNNNNNNNNNNNNNNNNNNNNNNNNNNNNNNNNNNNNNNNNNNNNNNNNNNNNNNNNNNNNNNNNNNNNNNNNNNNNNNNNNNNNNNNNNNNNNNNNNNNNNNNNNNNNNNNNNNNNNNNNNNNNNNNNNNNNNNNNNNNNNNNNNNNNNNNNNNNNNNNNNNNNNNNNNNNNNNNNNNNNNNNNNNNNNNNNNNNNNNNNNNNNNNNNNNNNNNNNNNNNNNNNNNNNNNNNNNNNNNNNNNNNNNNNNNNNNNNNNNNNNNNNNNNNNNNNNNNNNNNNNNNNNNNNNNNNNNNNNNNNNNNNNNNNNNNNNNNNNNNNNNNNNNNNNNNNNNNNNNNNNNNNNNNNNNNNNNNNNNNNNNNNNNNNNNNNNNNNNNNNNNNNNNNNNNNNNNNNNNNNNNNNNNNNNNNNNNNNNNNNNNNNNNNNNNNNNNNNNNNNNNNNNNNNNNNNNNNNNNNNNNNNNNNNNN
Coding sequences:
- the LOC109708677 gene encoding uncharacterized protein LOC109708677; its protein translation is MNNERNKVVYDLDLNSPPADSQEGNLISQDNAVSAATSGAVNSHPLPNIGSYCTPIIVDSDEADMLSAPTGFPQMRNPSTSSMMTIVFDEDVEIINPRQSVNVTKDPPATSPLFTDNKCESVPPNTTLMNCGHLQDTDAGRSPKKRNVTRPTQEPAKVVSNEPNDEPAKVVPKKNKELPKNDLAEKERSNRSSSASSPESHDDAAAATEIDNISSQPDHLLSTILHCLPAQIAAKTALLSRRWRSIWTDHPLRLDGDSLSSLSLRPHGQPGRTTKGMHRKDWRSCLITDILTYHPGPVEQFRLGRTHSGSREPLRDSWFQILAQKSVYQIELDFPSFHRRQDLPASLLACETLRTLSLSNCRLPDAAAAPFNFLHLTDLSLCCMDLTEEVISSILSGCPALARLSLIHNFPVPRIRIRSRRLLTMTVRGNWIGELIIEDAEKLTRLVLDRSEPKTSLKIINAPMINTVEY